Within the Equus przewalskii isolate Varuska chromosome 1, EquPr2, whole genome shotgun sequence genome, the region atgctctgctgcagaggcccagtgttttgttggttcgaatcctgggcgtagacatggcaccgctcatcgagtcacgctgagctggcatcccacatgccacaactagaaggacccacaacgaagaatatacaactatgtacctgggggctttggggagaaaaaggaaaaaaataaaatcttaaaaacaaaacatgtcaGAGGGGACAAGTTCCTGAATATGAAAGCCTTAGTAATATTTCAAATCAACCCACATCAATAGGAAAAAGTCAGAATTGAGAGAAATTATTGTAAATGAATGTTTCTCTCACACAGTCGGGGTAAGAGGTAGACAATGGCTGATTTATGTTCATTTCTACTGAGATTCTGCCAGCTAAATAGTATCTCTATGAAGTTATCTCCTAAAGAgcattgattattatttttaattaatactgAATGTGTGGATTAAGTTCTATTAGCCACAAAATTGCTACTGTAGTAAAATATGatttatcaaatcattatataaagaacaaaaaacagacaaaataacaCTTTATATGGCTAATTTATGTAGATATGTATTGCAATATtacaaatgaatataaaaatatctgttatATAGTTGACTTTCCTCaactattttttgaaatatagcTATGTTTATACATTCAGTCTGTATTCAGTTATTTTAACTACTTTATTTTCATCTTGTGACTATACTACAATTTATTAAtcgatttcttcattgactcttCAGACTTTCTTCAGTTACTTTTGTTGTAGTTTTGTTGTTActgattttgttacttttttttagtTTGGGTTTTATTAATGCTGCTACTGTAATTAACATTGCTATACTGTATTTCCATTTACACAtatgtgagatttttttctctgatatatatcaagaaatggaatttctgggtcaaagagCATGACCATCTTCAAATTCTCTAGATAATGCCAGATTGTTAGGAAATGTGTTTGAAGCAATTTGCTTCTCGCCCTAAGTGCATGGATCCTGATTTCTAAATATTCTCACCAGTACTCGATACttaagacaaaacagaaaatattgtaAATGCAAATTGGGAAACTCCTTTATTacttttatgtattcatttattcaacatgcATTTGCTGAGCACGTGCTATGTGCAAGGATATGTGCTATTCATCGAGAATACAGTGGTGAGCTAAACTGGACCTGCATACTCTTGTAGAGGTTACAATCTAGTATGAACCCTAAATCATAATTAAAGTAGCCAGATaaacaaagattaaattaaaaattcaatagataTTATAAAGGAAAGGTACATAAAGCTCTAATACCATCCTATAGCAAGGGAGTGGGAAACTCTGTCCCAGTCTTCATAGTACAAGAGGACTCATGGGAGAACCTGGATGTGGCTTGAGTTGAAATTTGAAACATGAATAAAATTACCTAGGTAAAGGGAGATAAAGGTGGAAAGAGCATCTTTGGAACAAAGGAATagaatgtgacattatttaatcttcatttttgaaaaataaaaaaaaccacatatataaagcattccattgtgtatgtatatatatatgtatatatacaatggaatacttttcaaccataaaatagaaggaaatcctACAATGGCAAcgatgtggatggaccttgagggcattatgctaagcaaaataagccagacagagaagacaaataccatacatTTTtccttatatgtggaacctaagaAGGCCAAACTCAGAAACAACGAGTAAAAAGATgcatgccaggggctgggggtgggataaattaggagatgttggtcaaagagtacaaacttccagctataagatgagtaagttcttggagaggatgtgaagaaaagggaatcctcatacactgttggttagaatataaattggtgtagccactctggaaaacagtatggagagtactcaaaaaattaaaaatagaggtaccatatgatccagcaattccacttctgggtacttatccaaagaacacaaaaaaactaatttgaaaagatatatgcatccctatgttcattgcagcattatttacaatagccaagacttggaaattaTCTAAGTGCCCATTGTTGGGTGAATGTTAAAGAAggtatgcaatggaatactactcagtcataaaaaaagacaaaattgtgccatttgtgacagcatggatgaaacttattatactaagcaaaataagtcagatggagaaagaaaaatatcatatgatttcactcatatgtggaagataaacaaataaacagacacatagatacagagaacagatgagtggttaccagagaggaagagggctgaggggagggcaaaaagggtaaaagggcacatttatgtggtgacagatggtaactagacttggtggtgaacatgatgtagtctttacagaagtcaaaatataataacgtactcctgaaatttatgtaatgttataaatcaacGTTATGtctataaaaaaaataagttctggggacctaAGGTATAGCATGGTGACAATGTTAATAGTTCTGTATTATATATGTGAAAGttattaagagagtagatcttaaaggttatcaccacacacacaaaatggtaattaCTGAGGTTATGGAGATGTTAACTAACCTAATGTAATAATCaattcacaatgtatatatatatatcaaatcatcatgagaacactttaaacttacacagtatTTTATGgcaatgatatctcaataaagcttgaaAAATGTGGGGTATTTATAGGtactttttccaaagaaattttagCATAATTGGTGAATTAGATATTAAACTGGTTAATGTTCAACAGGCCATCAATAGCTGGGTTATCTGTTTCACTGAATAGAAATTACGTATGTCTATTCTGGGAAAAAATCTATgagcaaaacaagaaaacttcAGTATATTCTTTAATCAATATTTAACACTGAGGTGAATTAAATATACTCTCCTTGAGTAGGCTTTGCCTTCCTATAATGTTGAAAGAATATACCCCAAACATTTGCCTCAATTTTGCACTTTTTACATACTTATTGACCTTTTAATCTTCTTCCTTTATGAACTGTCAATTCATTCAACTTTTGGCTTTCTACTGATTCTACTATATTTGAATTACTAGAGTAGAAGAAGGTATATGTCAGCAATTATTAAATTATactctattatttaaaatgtattttattttaatgttttacctttaatatatttaaaatccagGAAAATTGTATTTGGGGACTTATTTGGAATTAAATTATCTTATTGTGCTTCTTAATTGTGTGTCCTTGtattaatagttttttggtgaattatatttttcaaatttgctaTACTCTGACAATTCTTTTGGTTGATTTCCTATTGTTTCTCCAGGAAGCAAAGGGTTTGTGCAcacatctctccatctccatctctgtttccaccctgtctctcttctcctaaTCTGTTTCTACTCCAGGTGTTCACATCCTTCTTCATTCTTCTATGTCTTTCATATTTACTCATGCTTGCTAATCTTAATTGTCATTCGTATCTTTGAATACACAGACTTAGTTGACAAAGTGTGTCAAGATTTCTAAGTTCTACAACTGTTTTTTCAGGTAGGTTTTGgacttttctccatttaaaaattagaaaatacattttgtcCATTAAATATCCCCTGGATCATatcataaaataaagattaaaagtacctaagaaataaaataataaatctttactttttataagaaaattatatacttattttctcCCTCCTTATAATCCTATGAGACAATTCCCTTGGCCTGATGATCTCAGTCTGAGAATCCCAGAACTCTACTGCATTACTTGGTCACCACCTTTTATTATAGCTAATTAGTAACCTCTCTCAAAAGGGCAGTGTTTTACACAGATTCTTTTCCCAGAGAGGGTGATGGGAGGATGTGGACAAAGCTTATGCACAGGAGAAAATTTAGCTTGTGGAACTTCTCTGACTGTCCGACCATGCTGCCATCTTGATCTTTTGCTAGATTAGGTAGGTGGTGACGGTAAAGAGGGGTAGAGGGGTTGGTGGACTATCCTCTACTACAAGAAGAATTTCCTTCTCACGTTCCCATGCTTCTATAGAGGAAGAACGTGACAATGTGGAGCAGAAATtgtgcaggaaggaaggaaggggcaatTGTATAGAGAAAAGcacatgaaagaaagtgaagTTGATTTTTAATGGGAATCCAGATTTGAGAATTAATATATGGGAGAACGATAGTTACCATAAGTTTACAATTACTGCCCCTGCTTTTAAGATCTCTCATCCGTATTCTATTTTCTCCATACGTCAACTCATCTTTGGTTTCACTTGTTGTATTAGCCAGTACGTAATTTGGTCAGACAATTTCAATGTGACGGTTAGCCCTTATGgatctctgtctctttcaatACTTCATTCTGCTTACTATGCCAAACAAATATACTACTCTAAAGTTCTGAGCATTAAGTTCCTGGGCATTCCTGAATGGCTGTTGCAAAGATATTTCAGCTAGGTTTCGTCCAAGTTCACAATGCCCATCTTCTCCAAGATTCTCACAGTTGATTGGAAACTGTGTATAGATTTCTGCCATTCTACAAATTTTCTACACatattatatttccttcttttcccactttttccCCAAAACGTCTTTCTTTATATCGCTGAAATTGTCATTTGTAATTTTGCTTTCTGCATTTTGTCACCATTGCTTGCCTCCCTAAGACCTTGATTCTCTGTCTACTGTTTGATTTCACCTGCTCGCTTTAATGGTACCAATGAAATCTCAGTCCTAAATCCATGCCTTTCTTAGTCTTTTCCTGTTTGATCATTCTGTAGCATATGAAAGTGGCAGCTATTACTTACTTCTTTGATATTCCTTGCTCCCTTGTTTCTTGTTATTTGCACAAAAACAGGGCTTTTTAAAGGcagataatatgtaaaaatattagtAATAGTAATATAATAAGGATGATGACAAATACTATGTATTTGCTTTCTTTGGCCATGTATGGTTCCTCTATTaaccttcctttgttttttatatgttatcctttaagtaaatatttctcaTGACTTCAAATTTGGGATGActtacaaatttttgttttgtgatctTTCCTACCTGTCAATTATTACAGCTTTTTATGAATAAATAGCCCCCTGATTTTGCTGAATCTTCTACTGGCATAAAAACCTTGgtgtattttggtttttttccattcTAATCAGCAACTTCCTTTCCCGGTCCCCTTAACTTGTAGTAAAAATATGAGGATTTAAGTCTTGTCTCTGCCACTAGTAGCTATGAAATCTTGGGTAAGTTAAATTCTGTAGGTGTTAAATGTTTATGTGGACTATTCTTCTgagtaaaatagaattttttaaatttttttcacttttacagttttgagatataattgatacacAACAGTGTAAGTTGAAGATGTACattttttggaattctttttttaaagtttttattagaTATAATTGTTTTAGATCATGAACAAATAACCATATTTGCATGATAGAGTCAAAACAGCACTGTATTTGAAATCCGAAGTCCTGATTTTTGGTTCCAAACTCAGTATTTGTATGTATTTGGGTAACTTACTAACCTTTCTGAACTTGAGATTACTCatccataaatgaaaataattccactGTTGGACATATTTATCTAACAGGTAACTATAAAGATCAAATATGTGAAAGAACTTAGTAAATATGTACCAcacaaataatgtattttttccaattctaaaattctgtcattatttcagaagcttttaaaatctggtgaaaaaatatctttattgtcTTCACTGCCTTTAAGAACAGCATGGAAGATGGGTACAAATTGTGCCATGAAGCCTGGAAGATAAAAACTGTCTAAAGTTCATTGCTATGCTGGCCGCTATTGAATCTattgctcctctctctctttttctgtctctctctctctttcctctttctcttctcctttttacatgcttcttcttgttttctaaatCTTTATGAAGTTAAACTATGGATCATGATAAGCCTTGAGGTGACATTTTCCTACTTCCCAGTTGGAAATTTATAGCAAGAATATCAGGCATTCTCTTGGGAGTGACTGGGAAATATGTTAATGTTCagttttaaatttggaaatttcctATGCATGCTGGACATAATGGAAAAAGATGGCAGACTAGAAAAACATGAACTGTGGAAAATTATGGACCTGACGAAATGGTTATATCAGAGAAGTGTTATTAACTAAACGATCTAGAAATCTTTGCtacttatttcattttgtattttaggaAACACAAGAGCAAGAAGAAATAGTTCTTACCCTCCTTAAACTTACAATATATTTGAGGAGAGAGaatctataaaattaaaacaattgaaGAATTATGATGAGGAGCAAAGGCTTTGCCCTAAATAAACACCTTCTCAGAAtaccttcccctctcctcttcactTATTAAACTCCTACCAAGTTTTCAAAAACTCACATCAAGTGCTTTCTCTTTCGTAAAGTCATCTCTGAAGTTCCCAGGGGACTCTTATGTGGCCTTTTGGGCCATAGATCTTCTCCTATGGTGCAATATATTGTGGCTTATTTTTATGAggggaattattatttttcagttcaaaTTTAAGTTTTCTGACTTCTAGGAATAAGAGAGGGGAGAAATTAATGTAAAATGGTGGAAATGGGATTTTGGTTTGCATTGCAAGGATTACTCGTGATTGGAAATCTTCTGTATTGCACTCTCTAATCTGTAACTACTAGATAATATTGCTATTGACCACTCAAAATGTGGCTAATACcaatgagaaaacagatttttaatttcGTTTAACAACCACGTGTAACTAGTGGCTACTGTTTTGGACCGAGTAGATTTAGAGTTTggcttctctcttctcactttattatttttctagtatGTAACATCTGAAGCCATATGTTGGCTAGAAAACCTAGATTATCTGTCTATGACTAGTTGTTTGTCCCTCACTGAACTtctattttcccatttgtaaatgATTAACTTGGACTAGATAATCACTAATAAGATTTGTGGGATAGTAGTTTTATGACCAATTTCACTCATCCTGTACAACtgagatgtgtgtatgtgtgcgtttATAAACACACATAATAAAAGGCAAAGCTTTgggattcatttttttctattgctatgtgtCTCTTGCTCTTTCAATTCCAGGTTTGAGTCTTTTTGTGCATTCATATACCTTTATTTTACAAGCCCGATACTGTTTCTGCTCcaattgttctcttttctcaactCCAACTTTGGTAGCATATCTAAGTATTATGAGAGCAGAAGGCTTTGAGACACAGAATTATTTAACCCACAGGCAAAAAAGTATATCTGCCATGTGGTAATAGTCTATTCCCTGCAAAAATGAGTAAGAAGTAGATAAACTCATGTGGTAGCCCAGATTCAGTCAGACTTGGCATTGGATCTTGGACACTTGGGAGGTTTGAACTAGAAAGATGAGATAAGAGGGATTAAAAAGCTAGGGGAGATGAGGAACAACTATGACATTAATGTGCATTTCTTCATCCCCAGCAAACTCTAAATGATTGGGACGCCAATAGCTATAAGCAGGGCTCAGAAATGTCAGAGTTTGTGAAGAATCTGGACAGATAAATCAAATTGgcttccttaatttttttgatTCCCTATAGCCTCCCATCCCCATCCCTTGCACATTTTGGCCATGTCCTGGCTGCTAACCTTTCTTCTAGGTactctcataattctggaggacCATGAAAATACACCATGCCATTGATATCTGTTCTACACTTGCTTTGGCCCTATCATACTAATGAGTCACTTCTATGCCCTTTGCCAGGTTCTTTAATGGTCACAGCTACTCTGTAAGATTTGTGTGAATTGCTAATGTCATTATAGGTAATGGTGTGAAATAATTACAAAAGGTATGTTACGTGCCTGAGGTGAAGTCAGGTTAAGAAATGAGACAGCTTCATTGGCTGAAGAATTGTtctatgaataatttaaaaatagaatcagtGAGTTCTGGCAAATGCCATCTccacctcttctttcttttttctttgtgttgcACTGTACCATGTTCCCTGCTGCTGCCAATGCTTGCCATTCACATCTATGATGTTTTCATATTTGTTCCATTCTCTTGTTTATAGATGAATAATCCTGGAGGCCATGGTGATAGGAATATTGCATGTGGAAGTGACTCAACTGCTTGAGGTACCACAGGCAAAATGCTTACTCAGTGATGATATGGCTCTGAGAATGAACTGAGAGGATATATAATCTTCACAGTGTGAATGACCttgaataattaatatttatgataTAGAACATTATTAACATTcctattttagtttattttttattttttttatctggAAACATTCCAGCTGATAAATCAATGGATGGAACGAATCACTCTGTGGTGTCGGAGTTTGTGTTCCTGGGACTCACCAATTCCTGGGAGATCCAACTTCTCCTCTTCGTGTTCTCCTCCACATTTTATGTGGCAAGCATGATGGGAAACTCCCTCATTATGCTCACTGTGACCTCTGACCCTCACTTACACTCCCCTATGTACTTCCTATTGGCCAATCTCTCCTTCATTGACCTGGGAGTTTCTTCTGTCATCACTCCCAAGATGATTTATGACCTTTTCAGGAAGCGTAAGGTCATCTCCTTTGGTGGTTGCATTACTCAGATCTTCTTCCTTCACGTCATTGGTGGTGTGGAAATGGTGCTGCTCACAGCCATGGCCTTTGACAGATATGTTGCCATATGTAAGCCTCTTCACTATTTGACTATTATGAACcagaaaatgtgtattttgcttcTGGTTGCTGCATGGATAATTGGCTTGATGCATTCTGTGATTCAACTGGTTTTTGTTATAAAATTGCCATTCTGTGGCCCTAATATGTTAGACAGCTTTTACTGTGACTTTCCTCGGTTCATCAAACTTGCCTGTGCAGATACCTACAGTTTAGAGTTCATGGTCACAGCCAACAGTGGCTTTATATCTCTGGGATCATTCTTCATATTGCTTATCTCCTACATTTTTATCCTGATCAGTATTCGAAAACAGTCTTCAGGTGGCTCATCCAAGGCCCGCTCCACTTTGTCAACTCATGTCATGGTGGTGATTTTGTTCTTTGGTCCTTGCATCTTTGTTTATATCTGGCCTCACTCCACATCACACCTAGACAAATTCCTTGCTGTTTTCGATGCAGTTCTCACTCCCTTTTTGAATTCAGTCATCTATACATTcaggaacaaagaaatgaaagtggcAGTGAAGAAGTATGTAATCAACTTATTATTTACAGAAGGATTTCGTAAATGGCAAAAGTAGTATGAAGTTTCCTTACTGACTTGCAGTAACGTTAAGTTTCTATTATTTCAATATCAGGAGTTTCCAAGCACCTTACTAATATTTAGGTGTCCCACACTAAAACATcatggttcttttaaaaatcttagctgAGAAATTGTGTTTCTGCCTATGGTTGCCTATTCTTCTACCCAAAAATAGACTAGATTGTCTAATTGTCTTCAATGACTATTAGATTGTCCTCAATTTTTTACTCCTCCTTGAAAATTCTTGCATATACCTCTTTCTACCTTTCAGATTACTTCCCTTATAGATTGGTATATTTGGGATTAATAGGgtgtaataatattttaaacccTTTATTTGTATTGTACTTACTCCCCAAAGTTTTGTACCTGCTGAGAAGCATTCCAATACAGTACCTGTCCCAAAGCACCAAATATGATCACCTATTAAAAATGCTTGtcactttaaaaggaaaaaaaagatagaatcttgttttaaatttcttcaatttttgtaGGATTTTACCTCTTCAAATGTTATTAATATGAACTCTTTGAATTATGTGTCTTAGGAATCCAATCAAAACgagcttaaaataaataaaacaaaaataaattttcagtttttcaagagcAAAAAGATCTAGAGATCTGTTATATAGTGATATGAATATAATTAACACTATtgaactgtacagttaaaaatggttaaagtggtaaatattcctaggtgtttttttactacaattaaaaattaatatgtatatatttaaaaagaacctATTGATCCAGGTTATTGAGATGTCCAATAGTGGAGCCAGCTCATGGACTCCAGTAATGCACTCAATTTCACATTTTTAGATTTTACTCTCTCATTCACtccttttctcttgatttttttctccttttctttttctcctccctctttatATTTTAACTCTGGTTACAGTAGTCTGATTTTCGTTTTTTGCACATGGATTTCTTTATGTACGGtatggggagaggagagatgctTCAAATAACTCCAAGTTTAAATCACTCCAGCAGAGCAATCtcatagaaaatagaaagattttcTTTCCCAGCATCTTTTTTAACACAATGAAAGGATCCTAACTGGCATTGCTTTAGCTCCATGACAGGTTTCTCATAGGCCTGGTCTGGATCACATACCCACGCCAATGGGCAGGGACCAAGGTTACCTGTTGACAGCTCcaaaaaactaaatgaatttGAGGAGGAGCATTTCCCAAATAGGGGAGGTAGTGTACAGCCATCAGTGCAAGGGGAAAAATGATTCAAGGCAGGCAAAAACTTTGTCAcatatgttttttcttatttgaaatagaaataaatttcttttgctgAAGAGTTCTTACTCCCCATCCCCATAAGTAGAATATCAGTTTTGTCATATGAACTTACCAGTCCCACATATATGCTCATTGACACTAACTCCTTTATCAACATATTTGTATTCAAATGTTGcccccaatttttccttttaattttagctatcATATTCTGCAATACTAAAGCTGTGGTTTTGTGACTCCAAGTCCATGAAGCTGTTTAATTGTGACTTCATAGTTTTATTCTTACGAGGCCTTTTTCCATTGCAATACCTAATGAATATTCATGAACGTGTATTTCTAAAACAGTTTATCTCCCTGAAAATTATTTTCGCTGTAAAAAATAGGAGAGGgtctaaatttttcaaatttgcttattaattttcTCTGCACCATTTAGTGAACAATCATTTCCCTTCTGATTTTTAACATGTTTATACTACATGGTTACATAAAATATGGATTTTGTCTCTTCTGAGATCCAGAATCATACGTAATAGATGTTCTGACACCTCCTCTTGGCTGCCTTGTACATCCTTTGACTGAATAGGTTCAAAACAGTCCTCACGATCATCACTGAAAACTCTGTCCTGTCCAATATCATCTATCCAGTCATGAAAACAAGATACCCAAGAGTGATTCTCTCTCATCAATTCCTCCTcacccttttccctctctctcaattTTTTATTCATGCAGCAAATATCAAGTGCCTAATATGTGTTAGGCATTGTGTAGGCTTTTGGGATACACcagtaaacaaaatataaaaaagaaataatttctaccATTGTAGAGCTTATATTCTGGTAGAGCTATCCAGATAATaaattataagcaaaataaacaagcaagttTTAAAGTacgttaaaaagaaatgagtgcaATAACAATGTAATAGAGTAAGTTAAGATGAATCTGAAACTCCAGAGTTGGGGGAATAGGTTGCACTTCTAATTAGGGTAGTCAAAGTAGGCACCATTGGCAAAGTGTCATTGAGCAAAGGTTTGATATAGGTGAGTGAGTCAGCAATGCAGAAAtcaggggagaaggcagaggataTAGCCAGTGGTGTACTCCAGaaacagcaagaaggccagtgcGACTTTGTTACTGTAAAAAAGTGGGAGAACTGTAGGAGAATATTCAAGGAGGTAAAGGGATGCCAGATCATGTAGGATCCTGTAGACCACTGTAAAGaatttggcttttactctgaggaAGGAAGGACCATTCATGGATTCTGAGCAGCGAGGTGACATGATATctcttacatttaaaattaaaaaatcttgaaaacacaacatacctgAATGGATTTCAGACACCATAAGCATGATGATATCCAATTCAGAGCAGATTATAATAAAGGAAAGCACTGAGTACTTTAAAAGAATGGAGATACCACTGAGCAGAAAAAGGGAGTATGTGAGTGAGGCTGAGGCACTGATGAAGAAAAACTTAGTATTTCAATGTTTCCAAGTGCTGGCCATAAGCACCTTAATATGTTCAGACAAGGAGAAGCTATTTGCAGGTGTATGCCACATCCTTTGTGGTGATATAGCATATGCTTTAGCAGAAAGTGAGATGAAATCccaaatatttgtacatatattaGGCCTGGATAAAAGTCTTGCAGGCCAAGTGAAGGCTCCAGCGGGAACTTTATTGAATAATGTAGTCAGTagatatttctgtaaaattttgataaaactcttaaaaactaGGAATATTCAGTGTATGAACTTTGAGgatattatggtaagtgaaataagccaatcacaaaagactatatgattccacttatatgaagtatctaaagtagtcaacctaatagaaacaaaaggtataatagtggttaccaggggctggggggaggggggaaagaaGTTGTTTAATGGCTATAGAGTTTCAGatctgcaagatgaaaaagttctggaattcTGTTTCACAACAATCTGAATATACTTAATAGCACTACTGAACTGCACTCTTAAAAAGGGTTAATATGATAAATTTCACATTGTGCAttttttacctcaataaaaaatgggaagatttaGAAGAGCAGTGAATTTGATCTGAcatgatgaaaaagaatgaaattctatCCTTGATAAAGCCCATATTCTCCCTCTTTTACTACTCTTGCCTGGTTCTGATGTTTCATagtcctcatttttatttatcttaatgtCACTCTGCATACTATTCTACagtttgtttcttcttaattcagttcaATCTCATGTTTCCAAAAACTCTCACTCTTAGATGGTGAGCCATCAAAGTTTTCCCATAACCCTTCTCTCTGAGTGTAAATTGTATGGAGAGAAGAATATGAACATGACCCTAAAAGGGAGATGAAATGTGTTGACATGAGAAATTAGGGTAACATATAATATGTTTACCTGTCTAGTTTCCCTTTAAGggtaattaaataaatgtatttccacTTACAGTCTCTCTCCGTTTGCGAGTAAGTGTTCTATCTTGCTGTATATTCTGTTTCTTGCTGCTGGTATCTGTGAAGGTTTTCTTCTTGTCTATTTATCCTATTAATTTTAGGATCTTAGGGCCTTTGCTGATAGTTCCAATCATGATTTGATCTCTTAAGTTGTGCCTACATCaccaccatcgtcatcatcatcatcatcatttcgCAAGAGTGAAGAATTGAATAACCAGGTAGTTCCCATTTGTAATGTCAACAGTGCAACATAAATAATTAATACTACTATCATCCCTAAtaatcatagtttttttttttttttggattgaccctaagctaacatctgttgccaatcttttcttcttcttctcctcctcaaagccccctagtacatagtttc harbors:
- the LOC103541857 gene encoding LOW QUALITY PROTEIN: olfactory receptor 4F3/4F16/4F29-like (The sequence of the model RefSeq protein was modified relative to this genomic sequence to represent the inferred CDS: inserted 1 base in 1 codon), producing MDGTNHSVVSEFVFLGLTNSWEIQLLLFVFSSTFYVASMMGNSLIMLTVTSDPHLHSPMYFLLANLSFIDLGVSSVITPKMIYDLFRKRKVISFGGCITQIFFLHVIGGVEMVLLTAMAFDRYVAICKPLHYLTIMNQKMCILLLVAAWIIGLMHSVIQLVFVIKLPFCGPNMLDSFYCDFPRFIKLACADTYSLEFMVTANSGFISLGSFFILLISYIFILISIRKQSSGGSSKARSTLSTHVMVVILFFGPCIFVYIWPHSTSHLDKFLAVFDAVLTPFLNSVIYTFRNKEMKVAVKKXCNQLIIYRRIS